The Mucilaginibacter rubeus genomic interval GTGGTTCATCTGTGCCGATTTTACCGGCTAACCTGATCCTGAAAACCATCAATAACGAAGCCCGTTTGATGAGCTACGAGTCATTATCAGACGGTGGTTTCGTAAGCGGTACCATGTTAGGTTCTGGTGGTTTCATCGCTTACGATGAGGATGCCTGTATCGTACGTAATACCTGGAATTTTGCCCGTTTTTATCATCATGAAAGCTGCGGACAATGTTCGCCTTGCCGTGAAGGTACCGGTTGGATGGAGAAAGTATTACATCGCCTGGAGTATGGTCATGGCAAAATGAGCGATATGGACCTACTGGTTGATGTATCAAAGAAAATAGAAGGAAATACCATTTGTCCGCTGGGTGACGCGGCAGCATGGCCGGTGGCCAGCGCTATCCGCCATTTCAGGGATGAATTTGAATGGCACGTAACTAACGCGAGCGAGGCGACTTCAAGAAACTATGGTTTGGCACATTATGCTGATCCGTTGAAAGTTGTTGAGACCGCGTAAGAGATAAAAAGCGTCATTGCGAGGTACGAAGCAATCCCTAAAATACAGGGCGTACCTGCAAATCGGGGATTGCTTCGTTCCTCGCAATGACGGCAGTTTTCAGACTTGGGTTTGAAAACAAAAAGTTTTAGAAATTAACAAACGACGTTATTATTAAATGTCAATGAAAGTAACAATAGACGGAATAACCGTTGATGTAGAACCCGGGACAAGCATCCTGAATGCCGCAAGGCAGATAGGTGGCGATATTGTTCCGCCTGCAATGTGCTATTACTCTAAGCTGCAGGGCAGCGGCGGTAAATGCCGTACCTGTTTGGTTAAGGTTACCAAAGGATCTGAGAAAGATCCGCGCCCTATGCCTAAGCTGGTGGCTTCTTGCCGTACCGGTGTTATGGATGGTATGGAGGTACAAAATATCACTTCGCCTGAGGTTGTTGAAGCCCGTAAAGGTGTGGTAGAAATGCTGCTGATCAATCACCCGCTTGATTGCCCTGTGTGCGACCAGGCCGGCGAATGTCATCTTCAGGATCTTGGTTTTGAACATGGTGCTGCAAAAACCCGTTACGAGTTTGACCGCCGGACATTTGAAAAGATCGATATCGGTGATAAGATCCAGCTGCACATGACCCGTTGCATCCTTTGCTACCGTTGTGTGTTCACTGCTGATCAGATCACTAACACCCGTTTACACGGTATCCTGAACAGGGGCGATCATTCAGAAATATCTACCTACATCAGCAAAGCTGTTGATAACGATTTTTCTGGCAACGTGATTGATGTTTGCCCGGTAGGCGCTTTAACTGATAAAACTTTCCGCTTTAAAAACCGTGTTTGGTTTACCAAACCGGTTGAAGCGCACCGCGATTGCGATAAATGCTGTGGTAAAGTTACCTTATGGTATAAAGGTGAGGATGTGATCAGGGTAACAGGCCGTAAAGATGTTTATGGCGAGGTTGAAGAGTTTATCTGCAACACCTGCCGTTTCGATAAAAAGAAAACTGCCGATTGGGTAATTGAAGGTCCGCGTAAGGTATCTCATCAATCAGTGATCAGCGCTAACCATTACGAGTTTACACCACTGCCGGTTGTTAAAACCAACCCGGTATTGATGGAAGCTAATAAAGAACAATTTGAAAGGGAGACCCGCTTATAATGGAAACTACCGATTTAATATTCAGGATCGTACTGATCGTTGTGATTTTCGCTATCAGCCTGGTTGTAGCTATGTACTCAACCTATGCCGAGCGTAAAGTTGCCGCATTTTTCCAGGATAGGATAGGCCCTAACCGCGCCGGCCCCTGGGGTATTTTACAACCCCTTGCCGATGGTGGTAAAATGTTTTTAAAAGAAGAGATCATTCCAACCAATGCAACCGGTTTCCTGTTCATTGTGGGTCCTTCATTGGCTATTTTAACTGCTTGTATAGGTTCGGCCGTTATTCCATGGGGATCAGCTATTTCTATCGGCGGTCATACATTTGATCTGCAGGTTACCGATATCAACGTAGGTGTACTTTACATTTTTGGTGTAGTATCATTAGGCGTTTACGGTATTATGATAGGTGGCTGGGCATCAAACAATAAATATTCATTGTTAGGTGCTATCCGTGCCGCATCACAAAACATCAGCTATGAAATTTCGATGGGTTTATCTATCATCGCTTTGCTGATGCTTACCGGTACTTTAAGCCTTAAGGAAATTGCCGAACAACAACATGGCTTTGCCTGGAACGTTTGGAGACAGCCACTTGGCTTCCTGCTGTTCCTGGTGTGTGCTTTTGCCGAAACCAACCGTTCACCGTTCGACTTACCTGAGTGCGAAACCGAACTTGTAGGTGGTTATCACACCGAGTATTCATCAATGAAATTAGGTTTTTACCTGTTTGCCGAATATATCAACATGTTCATTTCATCGGCAGTAATGGCTACCCTTTACTGGGGTGGTTATAACTACCCGGGCATGGATTGGGTTGCCGCGCATGTGGGCCCAACTATCGGTCCGCTGATTGGTGTTGTGGTGTTATTTGGTAAGATATTCTTCTCTATCTTCTTCTTCATGTGGGTACGCTGGACAATCCCGCGTTTCCGTTATGACCAGTTGATGGATTTGGGTTGGAAAATATTAATTCCATTGGCTATTGCCAACATCGTGCTTACAGGCGTGATTAGTACATTACTTAAATAGATTGGAGTTTTAAAAAATGGAATCATTAAGCAATAAACGAAAAGTACTGGAAGTTAAGCCACTTAATTTTTTGGAGCGTGCTTACCTGCCGGCTATTGTAGGCGGTTTATCCACTACAATGAAACACTTTTTCAAAAAGCCGGTAACCATCAGCTATCCTGAAGAGAAGCGTGAATTTTCGGAAAACTTCCGTGGCATGCACTCTTTGAAGCGCGATGAGAACGGTAAAGAGCGTTGCACAGCTTGCGGCCTTTGCGCATTATCATGCCCAGCCGAAGCTATTACTATGACAGCTGCTGAGCGTCAGAAAGGTGAAGAGCACCTGTACCGCGAGGAGAAATATGCAGCAGTTTATGAAATCAACATGTTGCGTTGCATTTTCTGCGGTTTGTGTGAAGAGGCCTGCCCTAAAGAAGCTATTTATCTTGACGGTGATATTGTACCTTCTGACTATTTAAGGAAGGATTTTATTTACGGTAAAGACAAATTAGTAGAAGCACCCTTAAATCAATAAAGAAGTTTTATACCTTTGCCCTACCTAAAGGGTAAAGGTATTTTGTAAATAAAAACATGAGTACATTTTACTTCATCGCATTTTTGTCCATATTCTTTTCGATATTGGTAATCTCGGCCAAAAATCCGGTACATAGTATCCTTTATCTGATCCTTACCTTTTTTACTTTCACCATCCACTACATTTTGCTTAACGCTCAATTTTTGGCGATTGTAAATTTCATTGTATACATGGGCGCTATATTGGTATTGTTCCTGTATACGCTGATGCTGATCAACCTTAACAAGGAGTCGGAACCTGTAAAACCATTTATGGTTAAAGTAGCAGGTGTTTTTGGTGGTGGCATATTGGCTGTTGCTGTAGCATCATCACTTAAACTGATTGGAGCATCAAACCCTGTATTGTTACAAAACCCCGATCTGGGCCTTGTAAAAAACTTAGGTAAAGTATTGTTCAACGAATTTTTATTGCCATTTGAAGTGTCATCAGTACTGTTGCTATCGGCAATGGTAGGCGCGGTATTATTGGCCACTAAAGAAAAAGAACCTAAAGCAGCATAATGGAAAGTTTAACAAATACTATGCACGCCGTGCCGCTTAATCATTACATATTATTAAGCACCATCATTTTTGCTATAGGCGTAATGGGCGTATTAATTCGCCGTAATGCTATCGTGATCTTCATGTCGGTTGAGCTGATGCTTAACTCGGTTAACCTGTTGCTTACCGCATTTTCGGTATACAGGGGTGATGCTACCGGGCAAGTGTTCGTGTTTTTTATCATGGCGCTGGCCGCTGCCGAAGTTGCGGTAGGCTTAGCTATCATCGTGATGATTTACCGTAACACCAACTCAATTGATATCAACGTACTGAACAGATTAAAATGGTAGATCTGTGATTTCGGATTTCGGAGTTTCGATTTCGGATTTGATAAGTTCTAATAAATATTAAAAGCGTCATTGCGAGGTACGAAGCAATCCCCGGCTATACAGAGATGTTTGAAAGGGGTTACTTATTCCTGGTAATGATGGATCTGATAATTTAAAACGTATAACGTAACACGTAAAACGTACAACATCGAACATGGATAAATATATCTGGCTTATTCCTATATTACCGTTAGCCGGTTTTGTTATAAACGGACTTGGCCGTAATTCGTTATCAAAAAGCGTAATCGGCTTTATTGGCAGTTTAATCGTACTGGTATCATTTGGTTTAAGTCTTGCCGTTTTCTTCCAGGTAAAATCAACTGGTGTACCCATCAACGTTAACTACTTTACTTGGTTTGCGGTTGGTGCATTAAAATTCCCTTTCGCGTTTCTGATAGATCAGTTAAGTGCTATTATGCTGCTGATCATTACAGGCGTTGGTTTCCTGATCCACTTGTATTCTATCGGTTATATGCATGACGACGAAGGTTTCGGAAAGTTTTTTGCTTACCTGAACTTATTCGTTTTCTTCATGCTGTTACTGGTTTTAGGCTCAAACTATCTCATCATGTTTATTGGATGGGAGGGTGTAGGCTTATGCTCGTACCTGCTTATCGGTTTCTGGTTCACTAACCCGGATTATGCTGATGCCGCTAAAAAAGCTTTTGTGATGAACCGCATCGGTGACCTTGGCTTTTTATTAGGTATCTTCACTATAATTTACGTTTTCGGTAGTATCCAGTTTGCGGAGATCTTTCCAAAGGCGGCTACTATGAAATCAGGCGCAGGTCCGCTGTTAATAATTACCATATTATTATTTATCGGTGCCTGCGGTAAATCAGCGCAGTTACCATTGTTTACCTGGTTACCAGACGCGATGGCCGGCCCGACCCCCGTTTCGGCCCTGATCCACGCAGCTACCATGGTTACAGCTGGTATCTATATGATTGCCCGTTCAAATATCTTATATACTTTATCACCTTTTACCATGGAGCTGATAGCTTATATAGGTTTAGCAACGGCACTTATCGCGGCACTCATCGCGTTAACGCAAACAGATATTAAAAAGGTATTGGCTTATTCAACCGTATCTCAATTAGGGTACATGTTTTTAGGCCTGGGGGTTGGTGCTTATACCGGTGCTTTCTTCCACGTGTTAACACACGCTTTCTTTAAAGCTTTATTATTCCTTGGTGCAGGTTCTGTGATCCACGCGATGAGCGGCGAGCAGGATATGCGTAAAATGGGCGGCTTGAAAGGAAAGATCAAAGTTACTTTCGGCACTATGCTGATCGGTACTATTGCTATTGCCGGTATCCCTCCGTTTGCAGGTTTCTTCTCAAAAGATGAAATATTGGCACATGCTTATGTACATAACCCGGTATTCTGGGCAGTAGGTGCATTTACAGCATTGCTTACTTCTTTCTATATGTTCAGGATGATGTACCTTACTTTCTACGGAAAGTTCCGTGGTACGCATGATCAGGAACACCACTTACATGAGTCGCCTCCAACTATATTGGTTCCATTGATCATATTAGCTATTCTTTCTATAGTAGGTGGTTTCATCGGTATACCGGAAGTTATGGGCGGACATCACGAACTGGAGCACTTCCTGGCGCCTGTATTTGCAAAATCAACAGAGATTATGGGTGAGCACCATATGGCTGCCAGCCTTGAATGGGGATTAATGGGGGCGTCAGTTGCTTTGGCTTTAGCTGCTATGCTTTATGCCTATGTTAAATATGCTAAAAATGGCAGTGTACCGGTTGCTGATACTGAGGAGCGTCCTGCACTCACCAGCCTTTCGTACCACAAGTTTTACCTGGATGAGCTTTACGACCTGATTGTTCGTAAACCGCTTGACTGGCTTTCAACCTTCTTCTATAATGTAATAGACAAATTAGGTATTGATGGTTTGGTGAAC includes:
- a CDS encoding 2Fe-2S iron-sulfur cluster-binding protein translates to MKVTIDGITVDVEPGTSILNAARQIGGDIVPPAMCYYSKLQGSGGKCRTCLVKVTKGSEKDPRPMPKLVASCRTGVMDGMEVQNITSPEVVEARKGVVEMLLINHPLDCPVCDQAGECHLQDLGFEHGAAKTRYEFDRRTFEKIDIGDKIQLHMTRCILCYRCVFTADQITNTRLHGILNRGDHSEISTYISKAVDNDFSGNVIDVCPVGALTDKTFRFKNRVWFTKPVEAHRDCDKCCGKVTLWYKGEDVIRVTGRKDVYGEVEEFICNTCRFDKKKTADWVIEGPRKVSHQSVISANHYEFTPLPVVKTNPVLMEANKEQFERETRL
- the nuoH gene encoding NADH-quinone oxidoreductase subunit NuoH, coding for METTDLIFRIVLIVVIFAISLVVAMYSTYAERKVAAFFQDRIGPNRAGPWGILQPLADGGKMFLKEEIIPTNATGFLFIVGPSLAILTACIGSAVIPWGSAISIGGHTFDLQVTDINVGVLYIFGVVSLGVYGIMIGGWASNNKYSLLGAIRAASQNISYEISMGLSIIALLMLTGTLSLKEIAEQQHGFAWNVWRQPLGFLLFLVCAFAETNRSPFDLPECETELVGGYHTEYSSMKLGFYLFAEYINMFISSAVMATLYWGGYNYPGMDWVAAHVGPTIGPLIGVVVLFGKIFFSIFFFMWVRWTIPRFRYDQLMDLGWKILIPLAIANIVLTGVISTLLK
- a CDS encoding NuoI/complex I 23 kDa subunit family protein, whose amino-acid sequence is MESLSNKRKVLEVKPLNFLERAYLPAIVGGLSTTMKHFFKKPVTISYPEEKREFSENFRGMHSLKRDENGKERCTACGLCALSCPAEAITMTAAERQKGEEHLYREEKYAAVYEINMLRCIFCGLCEEACPKEAIYLDGDIVPSDYLRKDFIYGKDKLVEAPLNQ
- a CDS encoding NADH-quinone oxidoreductase subunit J encodes the protein MSTFYFIAFLSIFFSILVISAKNPVHSILYLILTFFTFTIHYILLNAQFLAIVNFIVYMGAILVLFLYTLMLINLNKESEPVKPFMVKVAGVFGGGILAVAVASSLKLIGASNPVLLQNPDLGLVKNLGKVLFNEFLLPFEVSSVLLLSAMVGAVLLATKEKEPKAA
- the nuoK gene encoding NADH-quinone oxidoreductase subunit NuoK, whose protein sequence is MESLTNTMHAVPLNHYILLSTIIFAIGVMGVLIRRNAIVIFMSVELMLNSVNLLLTAFSVYRGDATGQVFVFFIMALAAAEVAVGLAIIVMIYRNTNSIDINVLNRLKW
- the nuoL gene encoding NADH-quinone oxidoreductase subunit L, whose translation is MDKYIWLIPILPLAGFVINGLGRNSLSKSVIGFIGSLIVLVSFGLSLAVFFQVKSTGVPINVNYFTWFAVGALKFPFAFLIDQLSAIMLLIITGVGFLIHLYSIGYMHDDEGFGKFFAYLNLFVFFMLLLVLGSNYLIMFIGWEGVGLCSYLLIGFWFTNPDYADAAKKAFVMNRIGDLGFLLGIFTIIYVFGSIQFAEIFPKAATMKSGAGPLLIITILLFIGACGKSAQLPLFTWLPDAMAGPTPVSALIHAATMVTAGIYMIARSNILYTLSPFTMELIAYIGLATALIAALIALTQTDIKKVLAYSTVSQLGYMFLGLGVGAYTGAFFHVLTHAFFKALLFLGAGSVIHAMSGEQDMRKMGGLKGKIKVTFGTMLIGTIAIAGIPPFAGFFSKDEILAHAYVHNPVFWAVGAFTALLTSFYMFRMMYLTFYGKFRGTHDQEHHLHESPPTILVPLIILAILSIVGGFIGIPEVMGGHHELEHFLAPVFAKSTEIMGEHHMAASLEWGLMGASVALALAAMLYAYVKYAKNGSVPVADTEERPALTSLSYHKFYLDELYDLIVRKPLDWLSTFFYNVIDKLGIDGLVNGIGRGTIETSKGLRLLQTGNVGFYIFIMVLGIIAVLLYSVFGLTKI